The nucleotide window ATCAGCTGAACCGGTTTGCGCGTATCCAGCATCGCCTGCAGCCTGTAGAGCTGGTCGAAAAGTTTGGGGTCGATGCTCTTGATTTTATTGGCCCGGTAATCACGGAAGAAATGGTTAAGGCGCGTCAGCTCATCCTTGTCGTAACTTTTGCCGTTAAAAAACTCCGTTTTGAGCGTTTCACCGGTATGCAGGTTATTCAGTGTTAATACACGGGGACGTGAAGTGGAAAGCGAAGCGAAAGCCTGACCGGGAAGGAGCGCTAAACCCAGCGCAGCCCCACCCAGAGCCAGCCACTTACGGCGATGAGAGTCGAAACTATTCATTAATCTGTGTTACCCAGCTAAATTGTTCTGAAAGGGTGTAAAAGCACACCGTCCCGAACCATAACTGGGGATAAGTACTGAGTCAACACGCTAAATGTGACAGGCAAGACAATTCAACGAATGATTGTCCTGCCTGTAAAAAGCCCGCGCATTTGGCTTAGAGAGGAATACCTGAAGAATCAAGCGTTAGAGCATTAATTGACCAGCAGCGCTCATGCTCTGTACGCCTGAACGCGCCGTCATATCATAATTGTAAATATCTGTGCGATATTGCGCCTTGCCATCTTCCGCTACCCAGGCCGTGAGATAGTAGAGATTAACCGGAATGCGGTGACGAATAGGCACATAACGCGTCTCACCTTCTTTCAGCGTGCTGGAAATTCGGGTGTCGTTCCAGCCCGCATCCTGCAGCAGAAGGTTGGCCAGATCGGACGCCTTATTCACGCGAACGCAGCCTGAACTCAGAGCGCGGATATCTTTCTGGAACAGGTTATGGTTCGGCGTGTCATGCAGGTAGATCGCATCAGAGCTTGGCATATTGAACTTATAGCGTCCCAGCGAGTTCGTCGCGCCCGGTGCCTGGCGAATGCGGTAAGGGAAAGAGGCTGCAGAGACCATGCTCCAGTCAATCATTGAGGGATCGATCACCTCTGCATCATTACTCCAGCCTGAAAGCAGCGTGTAGTTATGCTTGTAGAGATAAGCGGGATCCTGCTTCACTTTCGGCACAATATCTTTGCGCACCAGCGTGGTCGGCACATTCCACGGCGGATTGAGCACCACGTTATTCAGAGCGCTACGCATCAACGGCGTTTTACGATCTGGCCTTCCGACAATAACCCGCGACGCCAGAATCTGATTACCGTTGAGATAATAGATCAGAGAGTAGTTAGGAATGTTTACCATAATGCCGTTATGCATATCATCCGGCAGCAGGCGCAAACGTTGAATATTCAGCGCCAGCAACGAGGCCCGAAGCTGAGGAGAAACGTTCAACCATTCGCGGGTTCTGGGGCCAATAGCGCCATCGGGCTCTAACCCCTGCCAGCGCTGGAAACGCTTAACCGCTTCGACAAGATCAGCAGAGTAGATCTTTGTGGGATCTGCTGGCACAGCTTCGCCCTGAACCTGGCCCACGGCCTCTGGAATGGCAGGCTGAGTATTGGGATCCTGCGGCACCGCAGTTGCCGAAGGGCTGACCGCGATCTCTTCATCAACAAACCCAGCGGGAACCTGTGTAGTGGGCACCGTATCTTCTGTGGGTTTAGGGGTATCGCTGCCTGGCGTCATCATCCCGGTGCGCTGCAAAATTTCACGCAGTGAAGGGACGTCATCACTTAACTGACCCGGTTTCAGCGTCTGCTTATCAGCCAGCTGCGGCCAGGGATGATTGTCCGCCAGCAGCGTTTTCAGCGCCTGATGCATCAGCACATACTGGGGATGCTGAGGGGCTAAAGAGTGGACAAAAACGGCCGTCCCGCCCTGATTAACCGCCCGCTGCCACTGATTAATCACCGAGAGCGCCGGCACTTCAAGCTTATAGGGGACGTTGCTGTAAAGCCATGTCTCCCCTTTCGCTGGCACCGTAGAGACAAACTGCAGATAGCCCAGCATGGCGTCAGAGAGCACCACATCCCGCGCCATACCCGTTATCGCTGGATTAGTCAGCAGCTTAACCCACTGCGTAAACTGCGGCTGTACGCCCGAAATGGCCACTTCCGCCAGCTGCTGCTGGAACTGCTGGACGGCCTGTCGATCCTGCCACATCGGTTGCATATTATGGGCGGCATAGAGCGGTGCGAGTGCGGTGAGATAGAAAGGCTTGTAGCCAGCAGGCAGCGTGGAGAGCAGCTCTCCCCGGGCCTGAGTTGCGGTATAGCTGGCGGGAGCAGAAACAGGTGGGATGCCTGCCACAGCAGGCTGTATCTGCCCCAGGGCCATCACCAGCCCGGCGCTGAGCAGCGTCACTCTTGCACTACTTAATCTTGTCAGCAACATCCCTTGCCCCCTGTTTGATTGCCAAAACAGATAAAGCGCATCTGTTTAAAAGTCATTGTTATCAGTATAGAAAAAGAAAGCGGCATTCGCTGTAAATAGAGCCAATGCCGCAGTAAAGAGTAATCCGCTGCCTGATTTTTTGCTATATCCGACAGCGGAATATTTATCAGGCCCGCCGATCTTCCTCAGGCGCTGATGCGTTGGCGGCGGCAGGCTCTGCTGCAAACCCACGCAGGCCAACAACATGAACGTGTTCAGTGTTATTGACCACTTTACGGACCAGTTTATAGGTAGTGCCCTTCTCCGGACTGATATTCTCCGGTGCTGCAATAATCAGCTGCATCTCAAGACGGTCACACAGCTCAAACAGCGTGGCGATTGATTTCGCATCCAGACGGGCGGCTTCATCCAGGAAGAGTAAGCGACAGGGAGAGATATCCTTGCCGCGCAGTCGGCGAGACTCCTCCTCCCAGCTTTGCACCACCATCACCAGAATCGACATACCGGTGCCGATCGCTTCACCGGTAGAGAGCGCGCCACTCTCAGCACGCAGCCAGCCGTCCGATCCGCGGTTCACCTCAACTTCCATCTCCAGGTAGTTACGGTAATCCAGCAGCTCTTCGCCAATGGTCTGCGGCGTACGTTGCCCCATATCGATTTGCGGATTGAGACGCTGATAGAGTTTTGCCAGCGCTTCCGAAAAGGTCAGTCGGTTACTGTTGAAGAGATCCTGATGCTGTTCGTGCTGTTCAGAGAGCACATCCAGCAGCGTTGAGTGCGTTTCACGTACGTTAACGTTCAGACGGACGCTTTTCACCTGACCAAAGCTGACGGCCTGCAACCCCTGATTCAGCTGACGAATACGGTTTTGCTCACGCTGGATGGTTTTGCGGATGATATTCGCCACGCTGCGCGAACTGATAGCCAGCATCTGTTCACGCGCTGTCAGCTCTTCCGTCAGACGGCCCAGTTCGATCTCCATCTGCTCGATAGCTTCTACCGGATCGTCCGTGCGGATAATATCCTGACGGATTCGCTCGCGCAGATGCTGATAGACCGCAATAAAGAACTGGATCTTACGCTCAGGACGTTTGGGATCTTCAGAGAGACGCAGCACATCACGCAGATGCTCATTGTCCGCCACCGCCAGACGCAGCGCGCCGAGCGCTTTATCCGACATAGAACGCAGTTCATCGCCGCCCAGGTAGGCCAGCTCGCGGCGGTGCAGCCTGCGCTCGACGCCATTATCTTTCACCAGACGAAGCACGGCCACCCAGCCCGCTTTAGCATGCACAACCTGTTCACGCCCCTGATGGTAGTCGCGCTCCACACGCTTCAGTTTCTTCTGCAGCGCATCCATTTCGGCTTCACAGAAGGTGATCTGTTTCTCAAGCTGATTACGACGGGCACGGTTGTTGCTCAGCGCGGCATACAGCTCATCGCGACGCAGGCGGGCACGCTCTTCTGCGCTGGCATCCGCCTGAACGCCGATATCCTGCATCTCCTGCTGCAGTTCTTTCAGCATGTCACGCTTGGCATCGTAAGAGCTTTTCAGCGACGCCAGCACCTGAGAGTACTGGGTGAACTGTGCCTGATGAGCGCGCAACTGTTCACGGGCGCGGGCGCGCTCGGATTCAGCCTGCTCCAGACGTTTACGCAGCTTCTCGTTGAGATCGCTGTTGCCGTCCAACATACCTGCGGAATCAGCGTAGCCGAAGTGCGCGCGTCGCTGTACCACTTCGGTAATAGCAAAGGCCTGCTGACGAGCATTACGCTGAGCCTGCTGTGCCTGCTGATAATCGAGCTTCAGCTGCTCGTGCTGCTCCGGATCGCTCTGCAGTACGGCGATCAGCGTTTCCAGTTTCGCCAGATGATTGCCATGCTGCTGCAGGAAGCGCGCCGCTTCCTGGGCTTCATCAAGCCGTTCAAGCAGTTCGTCATAACGATCCTGCAGCGTGTCGTCCTGCAGCAGACTGATGCGTGGCATCAGACGGTTTAACTGCGCAACGCCCTCTTTAGCCTGATCAAACTGCTGACGCTGCTGCTGATTTTCGCTTTCGTGCGCGGCCAGAGCGCGCTCCAGCTCACCCCGGCGGCCATTAAGCGTGCGCAGTTCCACTTCCGGATCTGCCTCAAAGGCTACCGCCAGATGGCTGCCGATAAAGCGGCTGAACGCCTGATGCAGGCGCTGGGTTTTCTGCACGTCAAAAGAGAGCGTGGCGTAACGTTCTGCCAGCGTTTCCCGCTCAGCGTGTAACTGCTCCAGCTGCTTTTCACGCGCCGCACGGCCAAACAGCGGGACTTTCGGGAAGCGGGAATAACGCCACTGGCGCTCGCCGGACTTCACCACCACCGCTTTCTGCAACTCTTCTACGTTGAACACGCTGTCATCGAAGGATTGCGGGTCCCCCTCTATCAGATAGAGATCTTCCGGGCACTCCTCCAGACCATCCAGCAGATCCTGTACCAGCGAGAGATCCGGCACCACGATACCGTGACGCGCAGGTCCGTAAAGCGCAGAGAAGTACGGCGCATCTTCAATGGTGACATCATCATAGATTTCCGACAGCAGCACGCCGCCGAAACGCTCGGCAAGCGCATTCAGGCGGGCATCTTCCGCGCCGCCCGGCTGGCTGAGCCGCTCAATCTGTTTCTCGGCGTCGCGCTTGCGGGCAGAGATTTCATCACGCTCAACCGTGGTTTCGCGCTCCCGCTCCAGCAACTGCTGCATGAACTCG belongs to Erwinia pyri and includes:
- a CDS encoding YcbK family protein, whose amino-acid sequence is MNSFDSHRRKWLALGGAALGLALLPGQAFASLSTSRPRVLTLNNLHTGETLKTEFFNGKSYDKDELTRLNHFFRDYRANKIKSIDPKLFDQLYRLQAMLDTRKPVQLISGYRSLATNNSLRAHSKGVAKHSYHTLGQAMDFHIEGISLSNVRKAALSMRAGGVGYYPSSNFVHIDTGPTRHW
- the ldtD gene encoding L,D-transpeptidase encodes the protein MLLTRLSSARVTLLSAGLVMALGQIQPAVAGIPPVSAPASYTATQARGELLSTLPAGYKPFYLTALAPLYAAHNMQPMWQDRQAVQQFQQQLAEVAISGVQPQFTQWVKLLTNPAITGMARDVVLSDAMLGYLQFVSTVPAKGETWLYSNVPYKLEVPALSVINQWQRAVNQGGTAVFVHSLAPQHPQYVLMHQALKTLLADNHPWPQLADKQTLKPGQLSDDVPSLREILQRTGMMTPGSDTPKPTEDTVPTTQVPAGFVDEEIAVSPSATAVPQDPNTQPAIPEAVGQVQGEAVPADPTKIYSADLVEAVKRFQRWQGLEPDGAIGPRTREWLNVSPQLRASLLALNIQRLRLLPDDMHNGIMVNIPNYSLIYYLNGNQILASRVIVGRPDRKTPLMRSALNNVVLNPPWNVPTTLVRKDIVPKVKQDPAYLYKHNYTLLSGWSNDAEVIDPSMIDWSMVSAASFPYRIRQAPGATNSLGRYKFNMPSSDAIYLHDTPNHNLFQKDIRALSSGCVRVNKASDLANLLLQDAGWNDTRISSTLKEGETRYVPIRHRIPVNLYYLTAWVAEDGKAQYRTDIYNYDMTARSGVQSMSAAGQLML
- the mukB gene encoding chromosome partition protein MukB; protein product: MIERGKFRSLTLINWNGFFARTFDLDELVTTLSGGNGAGKSTTMAAFITALIPDLTLLHFRNTTEAGATSGSRDKGLHGKLRPGVCYAALDVVNSVHQRVIVGVRLQQVAGRDRKVDIKPFSIHGLPSSINPTEILTETVNARQARVLPLSELKEKFEAMESVQFKQFNSITEYHSLMFDLGIVARRLRSASDRSKYYRLIEASLYGGISSAITRSLRDYLLPENSGVRKAFQDMEAALRENRMTLEAIRVTQSDRDLFKHLISEATNYVAADYMRHANERRIHLDSAMQHRNELFSSRKQLATEQYRHVEMARELAEHNGAESDLETDYQSASDHLSLVQTAMRQQEKIERYEGDIDELTYRLEEQNEVVAEAREVQEENEARSEAAELEVDELKSQLADYQQALDVQQTRAIQYQQALGALQRAQEVCQIDELNVENAESWQETFRAKEQEATDRLLQLEQKMSVAQAAHSQFEQAFELVGRIAGPVSRSEAYQTGRELLRDAANQRYHAEQVHSLRARLAEMEQRLREQQEAERLLNEFCKRHGQQFEPQDLEGYQYELEARIEQLSESVSDAGERRMEMRQELEQVRERIARLTKQAPQWHAAQEILTQLSEQTGQALESSQEVTEFMQQLLERERETTVERDEISARKRDAEKQIERLSQPGGAEDARLNALAERFGGVLLSEIYDDVTIEDAPYFSALYGPARHGIVVPDLSLVQDLLDGLEECPEDLYLIEGDPQSFDDSVFNVEELQKAVVVKSGERQWRYSRFPKVPLFGRAAREKQLEQLHAERETLAERYATLSFDVQKTQRLHQAFSRFIGSHLAVAFEADPEVELRTLNGRRGELERALAAHESENQQQRQQFDQAKEGVAQLNRLMPRISLLQDDTLQDRYDELLERLDEAQEAARFLQQHGNHLAKLETLIAVLQSDPEQHEQLKLDYQQAQQAQRNARQQAFAITEVVQRRAHFGYADSAGMLDGNSDLNEKLRKRLEQAESERARAREQLRAHQAQFTQYSQVLASLKSSYDAKRDMLKELQQEMQDIGVQADASAEERARLRRDELYAALSNNRARRNQLEKQITFCEAEMDALQKKLKRVERDYHQGREQVVHAKAGWVAVLRLVKDNGVERRLHRRELAYLGGDELRSMSDKALGALRLAVADNEHLRDVLRLSEDPKRPERKIQFFIAVYQHLRERIRQDIIRTDDPVEAIEQMEIELGRLTEELTAREQMLAISSRSVANIIRKTIQREQNRIRQLNQGLQAVSFGQVKSVRLNVNVRETHSTLLDVLSEQHEQHQDLFNSNRLTFSEALAKLYQRLNPQIDMGQRTPQTIGEELLDYRNYLEMEVEVNRGSDGWLRAESGALSTGEAIGTGMSILVMVVQSWEEESRRLRGKDISPCRLLFLDEAARLDAKSIATLFELCDRLEMQLIIAAPENISPEKGTTYKLVRKVVNNTEHVHVVGLRGFAAEPAAANASAPEEDRRA